One Brassica napus cultivar Da-Ae chromosome C4, Da-Ae, whole genome shotgun sequence genomic region harbors:
- the LOC106420732 gene encoding protein SHI RELATED SEQUENCE 3-like encodes MMMMVTGRRCEDCGNQAKKECVYMRCRTCCKAKAFHCQTHIKSTWVPAYRRSHKHQSQTQAQPQQQPLSITNPKRLREQHPTSSPSSSGVRIGTSTGHFPAELSSVADFRCVKVHSIDDGKEQYAYQTTVNIGGHVFRGILHDQGLEKVDLDHHPAHHDQALLLPSSSRPLMITSHFTDFMSGTHTKSLH; translated from the exons ATGATGATGATGGTAACGGGGAGAAGGTGTGAAGACTGTGGGAATCAAGCTAAGAAAGAGTGTGTGTATATGAGATGCAGAACTTGCTGCAAAGCGAAAGCCTTTCATTGCCAAACTCACATCAAGAGCACTTGGGTTCCTGCCTATAGAAGATCCCACAAACACCAATCGCAAACGCAAGCACAACCACAGCAGCAACCGCTCTCTATTACAAACCCTAAACGTCTCAGAGAACAGCACCCAACTTCTTCCCCTTCATCAtcag GTGTAAGAATCGGCACTAGTACGGGACATTTTCCTGCGGAGTTGAGTTCTGTAGCGGATTTCCGTTGCGTAAAAGTGCATTCAATCGATGACGGAAAAGAACAATACGCTTATCAGACGACGGTGAACATTGGAGGACACGTTTTCAGAGGCATTCTTCACGATCAAGGCCTCGAAAAAGTGGACTTAGATCACCACCCTGCTCATCATGATCAAGCTTTACTTCTCCCGTCATCTTCACGTCCCTTGATGATAACTAGTCATTTTACCGATTTCATGTCCGGCACCCACACCAAAAGTCTTCATTAA